Proteins from one Juglans microcarpa x Juglans regia isolate MS1-56 chromosome 6S, Jm3101_v1.0, whole genome shotgun sequence genomic window:
- the LOC121236444 gene encoding transmembrane protein 120 homolog, giving the protein MADPKAALEDSAKNVEEEVRRVVEQAKELQDSVASSISKASSDELSLSHRALSLESSIRRLQSLLRSLLSYHLLDPKLVNKLQEELERARCIMVDGDAATYLRGKNQGGFLRMFLGPINVRASRKDVQLKVKEEYNSYRDRTALLFLLFPSMLLILRSWIWDGCLPAFPVQLYQAWLLFLYTGLALRENILRENGSDIHPWWIYHHYCAMIMALVSLTWEVKGQPNCAQKQRGVQLFLQWAMMQGVAMLLQNRYQRQRLYTRIALGKAKRMDVVWGETAGVDGQLWLLCPILFILQGFEAYVGLLLLQTAFLGVVSEWQVFFCGILFVIMAVVNFANTVQTLLAKSRFKAKMKRSKSKQDLQ; this is encoded by the exons ATGGCTGATCCGAAGGCTGCGTTGGAGGATTCTGCGAAGAATGTAGAGGAAGAAGTAAGGAGAGTGGTGGAGCAGGCGAAGGAGCTGCAGGATTCGGTTGCGTCTTCCATCTCCAAGGCTTCCTCCGATGAGCTGTCTCTCAGTCACCGCGCACTTTCCCTCGAGTCCTCCATCCGCCGCCTCCAGTCTTTGCTCCGTTCCCTTCTCTCCTATCACCTTCTTGATCCTAAATTAGTTAACAAG CTCCAAGAAGAATTAGAGAGAGCAAGATGTATTATGGTTGACGGAGACGCCGCTACATATCTTCGTGGCAAAAATCAGG GCGGGTTTCTGCGGATGTTTCTGGGTCCAATTAATGTGCGTGCCTCGCGGAAAGACGTCCAGCTGAAGGTTAAAGAGGAGTACAACAGCTACAGA GATAGAACCGccctcctttttcttctttttccatcGATGCTGCTTATCCTAAGATCTTGGATTTGGGATGGATGCTTGCCAGCATTTCCTGTTCAGCTGTACCAG GCTTGGCTTTTGTTCCTCTACACTGGTTTGGCATTGCGAGAAAacattttgagagagaatggAAGTGATATTCACCCATG GTGGATATACCATCACTACTGTGCTATGATAATGGCCCTTGTTAGTCTTACATGGGAGGTTAAAGGACAGCCAAATTGTGCACAAAAGCAG AGAGGGGTTCAACTTTTCCTACAATGGGCTATGATGCAAGGAGTTGCGATGCTTTTACAAAATAGATATCAGCGCCAGAGACTCTATACCCGTATTGCATTGGGAAAG GCTAAGAGGATGGATGTTGTCTGGGGAGAAACGGCTGGTGTGGATGGCCAACTGTGGCTGTTGTGTCccatactttttattttacag GGTTTTGAGGCGTACGTGGGACTACTGTTGCTCCAGACTGCATTTCTCGGGGTCGTTTCTGAGTGGCAG GTATTTTTTTGTGGGATCCTTTTCGTCATAATGGCTGTTGTGAACTTTGCAAATACAGTACAGACACTCCTAGCCAAGTCGAGGTTTAAGGCGAAGATGAAAAGAAGCAAGAGCAAGCAGGATCTGCAATAG
- the LOC121236442 gene encoding probable methyltransferase PMT18 — protein sequence MAKEYSGSPKIHQPESKRNRLTWILGVSALCILSYIIGAWQNTSAPTNLSEVFNHGGRSDTGSTSAGNSQPLSSSSSALDFQSHHQVEMNNSGGAQNFPPCDISYSEYTPCQDPVRGRKFDRDMLKYRERHCPKKEELLRCLIPAPPRYRTPFKWPQSRDYAWYVNIPHRELSIEKAVQNWIQVEGDRFRFPGGGTMFPRGADAYIDDINDLIPLKSGNIRTAIDTGCGVASWGAYLLRRDILAMSFAPRDTHEAQVQFALERGVPAMIGIMASQRLPYPARAFDMAHCSRCLIPWQKYDGMYLIEVDRVLRPGGYWILSGPPIRWKTYWRGWERTQEDLKQEQDAIEDVAKRLCWKKVIEKNDLAIWQKPLNHIDCIKSKKVYKTPHICQSDDPDTAWYRNMETCITPLPEVSSSDEVAGGALEKWPQRAFAIPPRITSGSIPGITDEKFREDNDLWKDRVSHYKGIIPLSKGRYRNIMDMNAYLGGFAAALSKYPVWVMNVVPANSNQDTLGVIYERGFIGTYQDWCEAFSTYPRTYDLIHAGGLFSIYQDRCDITHILLEMDRILRPEGTVIFRDTVEVLVKIQGIIDGMRWKSQFVDHESGPFNPEKILVAVKAYWTSEAAQKQS from the exons ATGGCAAAAGAGTACAGTGGATCCCCAAAAATTCATCAGCCGGAATCCAAGAGGAATCGCCTCACCTGGATCCTAGGGGTTAGTGCTCTCTGCATTTTGTCTTACATTATTGGGGCTTGGCAGAATACTTCTGCCCCCACAAATCTATCCGAGGTCTTCAATCATGGAGGCCGTAGCGATACTGGGTCGACTTCAGCAGGCAACAGTCAGCCATTGTCATCTTCATCCTCTGCATTGGATTTTCAAAGCCATCATCAAGTTGAAATGAACAACTCCGGGGGAGCCCAGAATTTCCCACCTTGTGATATTTCCTATAGCGAGTACACTCCTTGCCAAGATCCAGTGAGGGGAAGGAAATTCGATCGGGACATGTTGAAATACAGAGAGCGGCATTGCCCCAAAAAGGAAGAGCTCCTCCGTTGCCTTATACCTGCTCCTCCAAGATATAGGACACCTTTCAAGTGGCCTCAGAGCCGAGACTACGCCTGGTATGTTAATATTCCCCACAGAGAACTCAGCATTGAGAAGGCTGTTCAGAATTGGATTCAGGTCGAAGGTGACCGTTTCAGATTTCCTGGAGGAGGTACCATGTTCCCCCGCGGAGCTGATGCATATATTGATGACATTAACGACCTCATTCCTCTCAAAAGCGGAAATATCAGGACTGCCATAGACACAGGCTGTGGT GTTGCAAGTTGGGGTGCTTACCTGTTGAGGAGGGACATCCTGGCAATGTCGTTTGCACCAAGGGACACGCACGAAGCACAGGTCCAGTTTGCATTGGAGCGGGGAGTTCCTGCTATGATTGGCATCATGGCCTCACAGAGGCTTCCTTACCCAGCGAGGGCATTTGATATGGCTCATTGTTCACGCTGCTTGATTCCTTGGCAGAAATATG ATGGTATGTATCTAATTGAAGTGGACAGAGTTCTGAGGCCTGGTGGTTACTGGATTCTTTCCGGCCCCCCAATCCGCTGGAAGACATACTGGAGAGGATGGGAAAGAACTCAAGAAGATTTGAAACAAGAGCAAGATGCAATTGAGGATGTAGCCAAGCGCCTGTGCTGGAAGAAAGTGATTGAAAAGAATGATCTTGCAATCTGGCAAAAGCCTCTCAATCACATTGATTGCATTAAGAGCAAGAAAGTTTATAAAACACCACATATATGCCAGTCGGATGATCCAGACACAGCTTG GTACAGAAACATGGAAACTTGCATCACTCCACTACCAGAGGTAAGCAGCTCAGATGAAGTTGCTGGTGGGGCATTGGAGAAGTGGCCCCAGCGTGCATTTGCCATCCCTCCTAGAATTACTAGTGGATCAATACCAGGCATCACTGACGAGAAATTCCGCGAGGACAATGATCTATGGAAAGACAGGGTGTCCCATTACAAGGGGATCATTCCCCTATCCAAGGGACGGTACAGGAACATCATGGACATGAATGCCTACCTTGGTGGGTTTGCTGCAGCCTTGTCCAAATATCCTGTGTGGGTTATGAATGTGGTTCCTGCCAATTCGAACCAGGACACTTTAGGTGTGATTTATGAACGCGGTTTCATTGGGACTTACCAGGATTGGTGTGAGGCATTCTCAACATATCCAAGAACATATGATCTCATTCATGCGGGCGGTTTGTTCAGCATATATCAAGACAG GTGTGACATCACCCACATTCTGCTAGAAATGGATAGGATTTTGAGGCCAGAAGGCACAGTTATATTTAGGGATACAGTAGAGGTTCTTGTGAAGATTCAGGGTATTATAGATGGAATGAGATGGAAGAGCCAGTTTGTGGACCACGAAAGTGGGCCCTTCAATCCGGAGAAAATTCTTGTTGCTGTCAAGGCTTACTGGACCAGTGAAGCTGCGCAAAAACAAAGCTAG
- the LOC121237218 gene encoding RING-H2 finger protein ATL79-like, which translates to MRSIPKLEPAAVAAAAATQYVIHLSPPTSSPTTTSRCEAHACRWQPYSNSRDFEANATIVLILLLCSLVCALALNAAIRCFLRGGRSHPPPDSSPPQNEQQQHHQRKTSMQKDAVDDPLVAAPTVVFSVGMNLAGAEAECAICLSEFVEGEGIRVLVRCKHGFHAQCIEEWLSSRSSCPTCRSSCLPSPPSSREATEPCQRNRIQQNLPTAAAATATLS; encoded by the coding sequence ATGCGATCGATACCAAAACTAGAACCAGCAGCAGTAGCAGCGGCAGCAGCAACTCAATATGTAATACATCTCTCTCCACCAACCTCTTCTCCAACAACAACATCAAGATGCGAAGCACATGCTTGCAGGTGGCAGCCCTACTCCAATTCCAGAGATTTTGAAGCAAACGCTACTATagtcctcatcctcctcctctgctCTCTCGTCTGTGCGCTGGCTCTCAATGCCGCCATCCGCTGCTTCCTACGTGGTGGCCGCAGTCACCCACCACCTGACAGCAGCCCTCCCCAAAACGAACAGCAACAACATCATCAGCGGAAGACCTCCATGCAGAAAGATGCAGTTGATGATCCATTGGTGGCAGCTCCCACGGTGGTGTTCTCGGTCGGGATGAATCTGGCTGGGGCGGAGGCCGAGTGTGCCATTTGCTTATCGGAGTTCGTGGAAGGAGAGGGCATTCGGGTGTTGGTAAGGTGTAAGCATGGGTTCCACGCGCAGTGCATCGAGGAGTGGTTGTCCTCCCGCTCCTCGTGCCCCACTTGTCGCAGCAGTTGTCTCCCTTCCCCTCCATCTTCACGAGAAGCCACGGAACCCTGCCAAAGGAATCGCATCCAACAAAACCTCCCAACCGCCGCCGCTGCAACTGCAACTCTCTCATGA
- the LOC121237220 gene encoding WAT1-related protein At1g43650-like, with translation MAIISKAALNDGISPLVFNAYRQAIAALVLAPFALLFERRTNNMWSFGLFCKIFLAALCGPTVSLDLYYLALQHSSATSATAILNTIPVVTFLLSVLLRIETVGWGTFHGILKIVGIFIAIGGAMLLSFLGLIGSSTATSSHHVGNNKNRFLGPVLMFLCSVAWSLWLIVQPHLLKQYPSKLRLSTLQCLLSSVQATVAAAAFQRNFDSWKIGGDIQLASLAYCGVLGTGVSFGLQVWCIEKKGPFYVAIFFPLALVLTAIFSACVWAERLSCVSILGGVMIIGGLYSVLWARSKELGQSTIAHENRNSG, from the exons ATGGCCATAATCTCCAAGGCTGCGCTCAACGATGGTATCAGTCCTCTGGTGTTCAACGCTTATAGGCAAGCCATTGCTGCCCTCGTTTTGGCACCCTTTGCTCTTCTATTCGAAAG GAGGACCAACAATATGTGGTCATTCGGCCTCTTCTGCAAAATCTTCCTTGCTGCTTTATGTGG ACCGACGGTTAGCCTGGATCTATACTATCTTGCCCTCCAAcattcctccgccacaagtgcaACTGCGATTCTGAACACCATTCCAGTAGTCACATTTCTCCTGTCTGTCCTGCTGAG GATAGAGACTGTAGGTTGGGGCACATTTCATGGGATATTAAAGATCGTCGGGATATTCATTGCCATTGGAGGAGCCATGCTGCTTAGCTTCTTGGGTCTTATAGGAAGCAGCACAGCAACATCCTCTCATCATGTTGGGAATAATAAGAATAGGTTTCTCGGCCCTGTTCTTATGTTTCTTTGTTCCGTTGCTTGGTCATTATGGCTCATCGTCCAACCCCATCTTCTAAAACAATATCCTTCCAAGCTACGGCTCTCCACTCTGCAGTGTCTCCTCAGTTCTGTGCAAGCCACTGTGGCAGCAGCCGCGTTTCAGAGAAACTTCGACTCATGGAAGATTGGGGGGGATATTCAACTTGCTTCCCTCGCCTATTGT ggagtacttgGAACTGGGGTTTCATTCGGGCTGCAAGTTTGGTGTATAGAGAAGAAAGGACCCTTTTATGTTGCCATATTTTTTCCACTTGCGTTGGTTCTAACAGCCATCTTCTCCGCTTGTGTATGGGCTGAACGCTTAAGTTGTGTAAG TATATTGGGTGGCGTTATGATTATTGGAGGTCTTTATTCTGTTCTATGGGCAAGGAGCAAGGAGCTAGGGCAATCAACCATTGCTCATGAAAACCGAAACTCAGGGTGA